From the genome of Hyperolius riggenbachi isolate aHypRig1 chromosome 9, aHypRig1.pri, whole genome shotgun sequence, one region includes:
- the RIT1 gene encoding GTP-binding protein Rit1 isoform X2 yields MMWDAGCHGLQEEIMLHAGWSMTMQFISHRFPEDHDPTIEDAYKIRIRIDDEPANLDILDTAGQAEFTAMRDQYMRAGEGFIICYSITDRRSFHEVREFKQLIYRVRRTDDTPVVLVGNKSDLSRLRQVSKEEGISLAREFSCPFFETSAAFRYYIDDVFHALVREIRRKEREAALANERKLKPKTSVWRRLKSPFRKRKKDSVT; encoded by the exons ATGATGTGGGATGCTGGTTGCCATGGGTTACAGGAGGAGATCATGTTGCACGCTGGTTGGT ccatGACAATGCAGTTCATCAGTCACCGCTTCCCAGAAGATCATGACCCCACCATTG aggatgcctACAAAATTCGCATACGTATAGACGATGAGCCAGCCAACCTGGATATCCTGGACACAGCTGGCCAG GCGGAGTTCACCGCAATGCGTGATCAGTATATGCGAGCGGGAGAGGGATTCATCATCTGCTACTCCATCACTGACCGACGCAGCTTCCATGAAGTGCGAGAATTCAAGCAGCTGATCTACCGCGTGCGGCGCACTGATGACACCCCAGTAGTGCTGGTGGGAAATAAATCTGACCTGTCTCGCTTGCGCCAG GTGTCAAAGGAAGAGGGCATCTCACTGGCCAGAGAATTCAGCTGCCCATTCTTCGAGACTTCGGCTGCGTTCCGCTACTACATTGACGATGTCTTCCATGCGCTGGTGCGCGAGATCCGCAGGAAGGAACGGGAGGCAGCGCTAGCCAATGAACGCAAACTGAAGCCCAAGACGTCCGTGTGGAGACGCCTGAAGTCTCCGTTCAGAAAGAGGAAGAAGGACTCTGTGACTTGA
- the RIT1 gene encoding GTP-binding protein Rit1 isoform X1 has translation MDPGSRPAAGGSGGPAASREYKLVMLGAGGVGKSAMTMQFISHRFPEDHDPTIEDAYKIRIRIDDEPANLDILDTAGQAEFTAMRDQYMRAGEGFIICYSITDRRSFHEVREFKQLIYRVRRTDDTPVVLVGNKSDLSRLRQVSKEEGISLAREFSCPFFETSAAFRYYIDDVFHALVREIRRKEREAALANERKLKPKTSVWRRLKSPFRKRKKDSVT, from the exons ATGGATCCGGGGAGTCGCCCGGCGGCAGGAGGGTCAGGGGGGCCAGCGGCTTCTCGGGAGTACAAGCTGGTCATGCTGGGTGCTGGAGGAGTGGGCAAAAGCG ccatGACAATGCAGTTCATCAGTCACCGCTTCCCAGAAGATCATGACCCCACCATTG aggatgcctACAAAATTCGCATACGTATAGACGATGAGCCAGCCAACCTGGATATCCTGGACACAGCTGGCCAG GCGGAGTTCACCGCAATGCGTGATCAGTATATGCGAGCGGGAGAGGGATTCATCATCTGCTACTCCATCACTGACCGACGCAGCTTCCATGAAGTGCGAGAATTCAAGCAGCTGATCTACCGCGTGCGGCGCACTGATGACACCCCAGTAGTGCTGGTGGGAAATAAATCTGACCTGTCTCGCTTGCGCCAG GTGTCAAAGGAAGAGGGCATCTCACTGGCCAGAGAATTCAGCTGCCCATTCTTCGAGACTTCGGCTGCGTTCCGCTACTACATTGACGATGTCTTCCATGCGCTGGTGCGCGAGATCCGCAGGAAGGAACGGGAGGCAGCGCTAGCCAATGAACGCAAACTGAAGCCCAAGACGTCCGTGTGGAGACGCCTGAAGTCTCCGTTCAGAAAGAGGAAGAAGGACTCTGTGACTTGA